The segment AGCCTACACGTTGATGACAGCTCTGTTCATCGGCGGTGCGGGACTGATCGGATACTTCTCGTTGATGTTCCAATGGATTCCCGAAGCCGCCATTTTCCCGATTTTGATTTTCATCGGTATTGAAATCACTGCCCAAAGTTTTCAGGTCACCCCGAAAAGGCATTATGCCGCACTCGCCGTGGCTTGCCTTCCTGCGATCGCAAAGCTGATTGCACTTTCGGTTGGAGATTTCGCCGGAGAAATTGGTGCAGACATGAGCGACCGCCTTTCGCATTCGCTCCTGTACATCAACGTGCTGGCCGGAGGTTTTATCTTCACAAGTGTGATTTGGGCTTCTGCGACGGCCAAGATCGTGGATCGCAAGTACTTGGCTGCCGGAGTTTATTTTACGCTCGGCGGACTGTTCACGCTTTTCGGCATCATGCATTCGCCACTTTCAGGCGACAAAATGTTCCTGCCAACGGAACTGATGAATGGAGAGGTCTTCGATGAAGCCAAAGTCGCCGCCGTTCGCGATTTTGCGATCGCCTATTTTGTGATGGCCGCAATCATGATCGGACTGTGGCAGGTCTTGCCTCAGGCTGAGCAAGTCGCGGAAGAATCAGAGTCGCTGGCTCACTGAGCCGACGCTGCCGTTTTGAAGTCGAGCAGTTTGATGCGCGACGCTTAACGGCGGGCATCGGGACGCGATCGATAGTCAAACACCCGAAGCCCCTGCAAGGCAAATGGACAAGCCCGCTCTGTCGCTTGTTGCCCCAACGCATCATGGCTGCCCATTGATGCGTTTTGGCAACGCGCAACATCAAAAACTGCCGCGTTTGTCACCGCGGTGAGTCCGGAACGGTATCTGCTTTTTGGAGTGACATCCAACCTGTCACCCGCCAGAGTACCGAGCTCCAGATGTTCAAAGAACTCCGCAACTTTCTCTCCATCACCCAGCCGAACAAACGAAAACGACCCAGCCAAAACGGTGTGCACCGCTTTGAAAATCTGGAGCCTCGGAAAATGCTCGCCACGGTCAGCGTATTTGCTTCCGGTGCTACGGGCGAAGAAGCGTTCAACCTGATCATCGATAACGAGATCGTTGCAACTCACACCGACGTTGGCGGAAACTTTATTGGGCATGGCACCAACCAGTACGACTACTTCACCGATGCCGAAGTCGACCCCAGCACGGTTAAAGTCGAGTTCTTTAACGACATGACTCCAAGCGAAATCGATCGCCAATTGTTGGTGGATCGCATCATTATCGATGGCCACGTCTTTCATTCAGAAGACATCAACACATATTCTACTGGCTTCATAAACTACGAGGGCAATTTTACCGGCGCGGGTTTCAAACGGCACGAAATCCTGAACGTTAACGGAACGTTTTCTTACGATCAGGAAAATCCGGACAAGCCCAAGGGCACTCGAATTCGGGTCGACGCGGTGGGCGAAACGGGAGAGGAAAACCTTCAGGTGCAGATCAATGGCCAAACAGTTCGCAATTTTGGCTTCTTTCAGCAACGCGCGGACCTGATTCAATCGTTCGCGTTTGTCGTCGACGAATTTGTTGACATCGAAGACGTTCGAATCCGATTCACCAACGACGCCATCGATCCCGTAACAGGCGAGGACCGCAACCTGACGGTGCTGAACTTTCAGACGATCGACCTTGAGTCTGGCCAACGACAAGTTGCCCTGCCAACTGACCAGAACGTGTATTCAACCGGAGTGTTCACCGAAGCTGACGGCATCAAGCCGGGATTCGCTCGTGGCAACACGCTGTCCACATTCGGCTTCTTCGAAGTCCGCGACGAGACTCGTCGGATTCGAGTCGATGCCAGTGGCTCAACCGGCGAGGAAGTCATGGAAATTCGAATCGGCAACGAAGTCCTCGGACAGTTCGAAGTCTCGACTTCCACACAGCAGTACTTTGTGGACATCAATCGCGATTTCAACTTTCACAACATCCGTATTGCCTTCGTCAACGATGTGTACGATGAAAGCACAGGTTACGATCGCAACCTGATTGTGCACTCATTCCAGAAGATCGACATGGAGACCCTGGAACGTGACGTCGCTTTCCCGACTGATGCAAACGTGTTTTCGACAGGAACGTTCGTCGAAGCTGACGGAATCAGCCCGGGGTTTGGTCGCGGAAACACCCTCAACGCAAACGGCTTTTTCCAAATCCGCGAGACGGACAGTTTTCAGTTCGACCGCCGAATCTCTGGCGATGCGTACTTCGTCAAAGTCGACGACGGCTCGGGTAGCCTGATCACTGCGTCCGGACCTGAAGGCAATAGCCTGATTGGTCATACGCTGAGCCTGTTTGATTCCAGCGGAAACCCGGTGCGCAATTTCGGCAACAACGGAACCGTGGTTTGGACCGACGTGGCGGATGTCGCCGGCTGGAACAAAACTCGCATCGAGGACATCGACTTCATGGCCGACGGATCGATCATCGTGACGGCTCAACGCGTCCCGGGGATCGGCTTGCGGGCAATTCCCTACGTTCTGAAACTGGACAGCCAAGGAAACGTTGACGATTCGTTCGCGATCAACGGATTGCTGGCCCAAACGCCGATCGGCAACGGATCCAACCGACTGTTCACACTGCCTGAAAACGATGGTCACATCACGATCGTAGGCCAATCAGCCAACTCAAACACCGTCGCACTGAGCCACTACGCTCAGTTCGGCAACCTGGACCAGTCCTATGGCAACGGCGGACATCGAATTCTCACCGGCACCACGCTCGCAGGAGCCGAAGGGTTGAGCATCGGAATTTCCGGAGCACAGGCTCTTCCTGACGATTCAGTCATCGTGATGGCGTCGGTTCGATTCCGCAGCAGTTCGGTGCAATCGATCGTTAAACTCAAGAGTGACGGATCGATCGACACAAGCTTTGGCGACAACGGTGTTACTCGAATTGGTTCCCTGGGCGCCAGCGGATTCGAAATCGACAGCAAGGGCCGAATCGTGGTTTCCAAGTCCAACTTTATTCTGCGATTCACCGCGGACGGACAGCTGGATCAGTCGTTTGGGGACAACGGCTCGGTTACGATCACACGCGACGACAATTTTTCCGGATCCAACATTTTGGTTGACTCAGAAGATCGCATCGTCATTGTCGGTAATCGCAGCACTGACGCGACCTTCCCTGACCTCCCGTCGTTCCTCGGAGCGAGCATCGTGCGATTGAACGAAAGTGGAACGCTCGACGCCAGCTTCCACTGGGACGGAATTCAGGATTTCTCGAACTTCACCGTTGGGTCCGCAACACTCCGATCACCTCTCGATGCGGACTTCGACGCCGAAGGCAACCTGATCATCGGGCTTGGCCAAGTCGGAACGGACCGCGGCGTTCCCGGGTTATCACGTCTTCGCATGAGCTAGAAATTGGCTGCGTCAGAATGATCAAAAACAAAGCCACCGGACAAGATTGTTCGGTGGCTTTCTGATGTCTGCTGATTAAATGCCAGGCGTGAAGAATTGGGGAACGTGATTCACGAATCCCAATCCTGACCTTCCGGCCTATCGCCCTCTTCGAGTCGGCCTCAGCTCCTCCCGGCTCAGCTCTCCATCACCATCCTTGTCCAACGTCAACAACGCTTCCGCGGCAGCTTCGATTTCGGCGGCTGAAAGTTGGTTGTCTCCATCCTTGTTGATCGCTGCGAAAGCCGGAATTCGGCTCAGCATTCTCGTCATGCGTTCGTTCTCGCGTGAACCATTTTCGCGAGGCAAACTCTCAGCCTCGGCGGCTGGCGTTTTTACGTTCGCTTTCAATTCGTCCTCAATCGCCTCCTCAAGCTCATCCGGCTTGAATCCTCTCGGCCCCTTGTCTCCGGCGTAGGCGATGTTGCCGTCTTTGCCGACCAGGTACAACCGGTCGGGAAGTGAAACGTAGTCTTGCGAAGTCTTGTCGTCGATATCGTCCAACAGTGCCGGAATCTCCAGCCCCATCTGTTTGAGGAATTTCAGTGCGACTTCACGTCGCTCCTCGGTCGAAACAGGTTGCTCTACATCAAAACCTGCGGGCCGATCGCTG is part of the Mariniblastus fucicola genome and harbors:
- a CDS encoding carbohydrate-binding domain-containing protein, whose translation is MFKELRNFLSITQPNKRKRPSQNGVHRFENLEPRKMLATVSVFASGATGEEAFNLIIDNEIVATHTDVGGNFIGHGTNQYDYFTDAEVDPSTVKVEFFNDMTPSEIDRQLLVDRIIIDGHVFHSEDINTYSTGFINYEGNFTGAGFKRHEILNVNGTFSYDQENPDKPKGTRIRVDAVGETGEENLQVQINGQTVRNFGFFQQRADLIQSFAFVVDEFVDIEDVRIRFTNDAIDPVTGEDRNLTVLNFQTIDLESGQRQVALPTDQNVYSTGVFTEADGIKPGFARGNTLSTFGFFEVRDETRRIRVDASGSTGEEVMEIRIGNEVLGQFEVSTSTQQYFVDINRDFNFHNIRIAFVNDVYDESTGYDRNLIVHSFQKIDMETLERDVAFPTDANVFSTGTFVEADGISPGFGRGNTLNANGFFQIRETDSFQFDRRISGDAYFVKVDDGSGSLITASGPEGNSLIGHTLSLFDSSGNPVRNFGNNGTVVWTDVADVAGWNKTRIEDIDFMADGSIIVTAQRVPGIGLRAIPYVLKLDSQGNVDDSFAINGLLAQTPIGNGSNRLFTLPENDGHITIVGQSANSNTVALSHYAQFGNLDQSYGNGGHRILTGTTLAGAEGLSIGISGAQALPDDSVIVMASVRFRSSSVQSIVKLKSDGSIDTSFGDNGVTRIGSLGASGFEIDSKGRIVVSKSNFILRFTADGQLDQSFGDNGSVTITRDDNFSGSNILVDSEDRIVIVGNRSTDATFPDLPSFLGASIVRLNESGTLDASFHWDGIQDFSNFTVGSATLRSPLDADFDAEGNLIIGLGQVGTDRGVPGLSRLRMS
- a CDS encoding deiodinase-like protein encodes the protein MRSVGQLKEMQSKYADKVQFFIIYSREAHAADSDRPAGFDVEQPVSTEERREVALKFLKQMGLEIPALLDDIDDKTSQDYVSLPDRLYLVGKDGNIAYAGDKGPRGFKPDELEEAIEDELKANVKTPAAEAESLPRENGSRENERMTRMLSRIPAFAAINKDGDNQLSAAEIEAAAEALLTLDKDGDGELSREELRPTRRGR